The genomic window AAGTTCCGCATCCATTGCCAATCGACCCGATAATAGATGGAATCAGCCAGTGCCCGAATAGTATCCTCCTGCGCCTGATTTTCATTGAAGTACTGTTTGGCATACAGAATGCCCGCCAGCAACAATGCTGTGTCAATCGAGGATAGCTCGCAGTTCCAGGTACGCAGGGCGGTTTTCATGTCCAGAAAATGATAAAAGAAGCCTTTGTAGCCGATAAAACCCTGAGCCTCTCGTCCCTGCGGTTTGGTCCAAAACGTTTTCAAAGTATTGAGCACCCGCTGCCGTCCCGTCTCTCGGGTGATCCATTGATGGTCGATGCCGATGCAAATGGCCGTCAGACCAAATCCTACTGAGGCGATGCTGCAGGGCGAATCGGCTCGGCTGTTGTCCTTGATCAACCCGTTGTCGGGATTGGCCTCGTTCCAGAAAAAATCGAAGGAGGCTTTCTGGACATTAACGAGGAAAGTGCTGTCCTCTTTGGTTAGCGTTTGGTTGTTCCCAGTAGCTGCTACGGTTAATAAGATTAGAATTGTCAAAGTTTGACGAAACACTGGTTGACTCCGTTTTATTAGTGATCAGTTATCAGTGATCAGTGATCAGTTGTCAGTGATCAGTTGTCAGTGATCAGTTGTCAGTATTCAGTCAATTAACTGATTACTGATTACTGATTAATGTTTACTGTTTACTGTTTACTGATCACTGTTCACTGATTACTGATTACTGATTACTGATTACTGTCTACTAATCACCATCCCGAATAACCATAGAAAAAAACTCCGCTGCTTCATCCCGAATCAGATTGGGGGTGTCAGAGCAAAATTGATCTGCCTTTTCCATCATGCCGCCGAGCAGTCGACCGATTTCTTCGCAGCGACGCAGCAGAGCAGCCGTTTCATTGGCATTTAGATAATTGCAGTCATTTGCCGTTTCAATCCAATGTTGGGTTTCATTTTGTTCACCATCGGCATCGGTCAGCTTACTAACGAAATGTTTCACGTACCGTCGTTTGGCCCAGGCCTCTGCTATTTGTCCGCCAACGGAACGAGAACAACGCCGAACCTGATCGGTCAGCGAATACATTTCTTCTCTGGGAAAACGTTTCGAGATTTCAAAAATATCCTTCGCCAATGCCCTGGCTTTCTGATAAACTATCAAATCCCGAAAACTCTTCGCATGCGGCAAATAACTCATCTCACACCTCCTTCTCTATTGTTCACTGATTACTGATCACTGATGACTGATGACTGATTACTGATCACTGATGACTGATGACTGATTACTGATTACTGCCTAAAAAAGAAACCCCACCGTAAACCGCTGCGTATTCTCCAGCCGTCCGTGATCCGCCCAGGCGTAGTCGAATTGGAAGAAATGGCCCGCCACGTCCAATTGTAAGCCAGCGCCCAGGGTCAGCCCAACCTCAGAGTCTTTCAGGAACAGATTTTGATAGCCCGCTCGCAGGGAGAAGGATTTGAATACGGTCCATTCAGCGCCGAAGCTCATGCTTTCGGTATTATCGTTGGGATGAAACGCATTAACCGCCAATTGCAGCCGATTGTTGGGCGAAAATTCGAATGGCACGCTCAACCCGACTCGAAATAGGACGGGCAGGGGAAATGCCTCGGTATAAATTTCGCCAGGCAGGCTGCTGTTATCGCCGTACTTGTCAGGATCATTGTCGTAAATGATCCTCAAATCTCGGCCTGAATATCGGGCGGGCATGCCGAAATTGGAGATGCTGGCGCCGAGCCGCACCCCATTGGTGGTCAGGTTATACAACGTCCCCACACTGATCGCCACGGTCGAGAGCGAGCTGTGCCAGATGGTCTCCTGAACGTAATTGATGGTGAAGCCCATGGAGAAGCGATCGGTCAACTGGCGGCCATAGCCCATGCCCAGCGCAAAGTTGGAAACCGAATAGCGCTCACCCGTGCCCAGCGGTTGCTCCACCGTTCGGACATCGATCTCGCCAGAATTCAGCGCCGTCGCTGTGATGAATAAATTTCCAATGGTTCCCATCTGAATAGAGGCAGCCACATAATCGTAGGTGATGTCCGCCAGCCAGAGGCTATGGGTGAATTGGAGTCCATAGCCTCGCAGCCGTCCAATGGCGCCAGGGTTATAATAAGCGGCGGCAATCTCATCGTAGGATGCCACGCCCGCATTGCCCATGCCTGTGTAACGGGCGCTCGGCTCGATCAGCAGAAACTGGCCAATGGTCGTGCCCGTTTTGGATTGCGCCAAAACGCTGGGATGCAATTGCAATAGCAAGAGGATTAGGCTTAGCGATAGCCACAATAGTCGGCTCGGAGCCTGTGCTTTTATTTCGAATTTGATTTTGTTATCATGCACTTTCATAACTCACCCATTGGTTATGGTAATGTTTTAACTAACGGAGTGGAGCACATTTACAATCTGTCCATGAACTCAAATAAATTTAAAAAGAACGTGTCATTGCGAGGATCCGCCAACTGGCGGAGACGAAGCAATCTCTCTTTGAGACTTGGAGCAAAGATTGCTTCGGCAAAAAACGCCTCGCAATGACAGGAAGCTGACTAAATTTTATGTTCATGGACATCCCGTTTATGCATTGCCTGCGGTGCATAGAGGCACCGCACTCCATCTGGCTTAACGAAAATCTACTTTATAATGGCGAATTTTCCAATTTTGGTTCCCAGGTCACCTCCATCGACATGGAAAATATAGAGACCTGGCGCCACATCTAAATTGTCTTTGGTTCTCAGATCCCAGGCCACGTAACTGAGCGTGGAGCCATCGTGATAAAGCGTCTGCACCAGTTCCCCACGCACGGTGTAAATGCGGATGGTGCATTTTTCGGGCAGGTTGCGAAATTCGATCCGCCGCTCACCTCGACCCGAAATGGCAAATCGCTCCGCCTCGAAGCTGGCCGAGCCGACATAGGGATTGGGAACCACGTAGGGCTCTTCTTTGAACTCCTGGCGGGCTTTGTTGGGATCGATGTATTGGCCTTTGCTGGTGAACATGAACACATCGCCCTGGCCCAGCGGATAGATCAATTTGAGATTATACACATCGCCCTGGGTGGGTGGGATGATCGCTCCCCGAGCAGCCTGACCCGTGGTATCGACCTCGATGCGCCAGGTGACCTGGGGCTGGGTACCTTTTTCGGGCACGAAAGTGACCACGTCGATAAATTCATCCACTCGACTTAACGTGCCATCCCGATCCAGGTCACGGATCCGAAATTTCATTCGAAGTGCACCCGAATCACTAAGTGCCTCTACTCTAAATTTACACGGCCGAGCGGGCAAGCCAATGGCCGCCAGCGAGGTATCCACAGGCGTATCGGTGAAGGTAATCCGAAGTGGATCGGGAAAGCCTGGGCGCCGACGATTGATGGATTGCTGATATTGATAGGTGGCTTTCAGCCGCAGATTGGTTTTGCTCTGGGGCGTGAAGCCCGTATTGGCCGCATCGATGCTGATGGTCTTAGGAGTGGTTACAATTGGCAGCAATCCCACAGCCACCTGACCAATGCCCTGGCCATCCAGATCGTAGCCGTTGCGGAACAGGTATTTATTCTCGGTGCTATCGATCAGATCATAAAACGCTGCTCGAATGCTGTCCTGCGAGGGAATCTTGAACTTGAGTAGGAAAATGTGATTATCAGGCACCAGGGCGGAATTGACCACTTCGACTTTGACCGTGCCAACCCCTCGCCCCCGAATTTGAACGCCATCGGAAGCGGTTGCTGGAACGAAGCCCATAATTTTCGGCTCAGGCCGAACGGCTACCACATTGGTTGGCAAGATGGTACCCCCTCGTGGCGTTCGTGAGACGGAAATAGAATTCTCGGATGGATAGAAATCCAGGGAATCAGAACCGTGATCGTAGGCACAGACGGCATAGTAATAAAGTTGGCCGTTCACCACGCTGGTGTCGGTCCAGGTGTGGGTGATACCCGAATCGTCGCCCAAATAATAGGCGACGCCTTCAACAACTTGTTTGGAAAATCCTTTATAGCCGTTGATCAGATCAAATTGGGCGATGGGACGACCGTTGCCGAGTGGGCCTGTGCCGCGGCCTGTGGTAATGACTCTTGGATCACGGAATTCGGGATCGGTGGATCGGTAAATTCGATAGCCCTCGAAATCGGCCTCCAGCGAAACAGGGTCTATGCCTCGTTCGGCCACATCATCCCATGAAAGCCGCACCCAACCATCGCCTACCTCAGCGGTCACGGTGGGCTGCGGTGGTGGTACAGCGAATTGATAATTGGCATTGTAGATCTGTTGCACGGTTTTGACCGTAGTGCGGAGTTCCTGCAGATCGGCCCCGTAAGCCAACGCCAGACTAAACCGTTCGGTCTTTCCAGCGATCAGGCGGAATGGGCCGGAAGCAAACAGGAAGCCAATATTGTAATTCAAGACAAGCGCCTGATCGAATCGACCCGCAGGATTGGGATCGGTGAAGAAATTATAGAGCCGAGTTGGCCATTGTTTGCCTTCTTCGAAGAAGACGATGTTATCGGTATCCTGGCTGGGATTGCCGGCGCCAGCTCGAATGCGATTCATTCTAAAACCGGTGAGGCCAATCTGGTCGGATTCATTGAGGTCGGTTCGGTCGAAATTTGGCTCGCCATTGGTTGGAATGCCATCGCCTTCGCCCGTATCATTGGTCCCAAATACACCATCGGCGCCGGTGTCGTGCAAGTCCTGCACCCAATCCATATCCTCATCGCCTGTCCACCATCGCGTAGCTCGATAGGCAGGTCGAGTGGCAATGGTACCAATGGCTCGTTCAAATTGAGCGACATCATAATGCGCTCTGACGTAATCCAAAATCGCTTGATAGCCGATGAGCAATTGGCCTGGCCCGCTATCCCGACGTTCATCGATGATGCCGTCATCGTCATTGTCGATCTTATCGTAATGGTTGCCAGGCGTTTCCAGATATGCATAACCCAAATATCCAGATTTTACGCAATTGGAAGAAAGGCCGACGCCGTGGCCTAATTTGTCCCAGGTGTAAACGAGATTTAAGCCGAATGACTTGTCGAAATAGGCGTTATCATCGTCAGACTCATAGACTCCATCACATGATAGCGCCGAGCCGCCGACACCAGAGTCCATGTACATTCCGAAAATGATATTATCCACATAATCGGTTGTGCCTTCATTGCTGATGTCGTAATGCCAGAAGATCACATTGCTGGACTGAGGATTGGACCATTGAAATCCGCGCACTTCAACGCGTAGTCCCATGCCACGACGGGTTTCATCGCGACTATCTGGGTAGAAATCCCATGCATCGTAAAAATCATCGTCCATGACAGTGAAGCTCTCCTGGTCGGCGTTGGGTCGCTTGCCGAAATAGCCGTTCCAGCTTCCGCTCCAGCCGGGATCATCGGGATCGTTGATCTTATCTGGCCAGATAGTGGGCCAGGTTCGAGGATCGTTGCTGATGGCAGGAGATCGCCCTTGATTGATGCTGGGATCAGCTTGAAAATAACCTGGTCTCGGCTCGTAGCGCATGATGCGATTGCGGATGGGGCTGGTGCCCTGGCGCTCGCGATAGCCAGTTTCCATGATATGAAAATAGACACCTTTGCGATCCAACAGCTTAGCCAGGACAAAGGGTGTGGTGCCGTCGGTGTAATTTAGTCCGCTTCCCTTGGGTACCTCACATGAATGAAAAACGCTCAAATCCACATTCCCAGGGTCAGGCGGATAGTCGCCGACCATGCCGTAGTTATAAAATACGGTGCGGATATTGGCGGCGTCATGATAGCCAGCCCGTTCGGCATCCACCCGACCGCGTTGCTCCGGCGGGACCACAGGTAGATATTGAGCCGATAGCCATATCGGACCCAGGCATAAAAGGATGAAACAAACGATTAAAAAGTTCAAATAGCGCATAACATCCCTCCATTGCTAATTGGCAGATCCTAGGGTTATCCCCAATTCGACGCGGCGAGGCGGATAGTACCGACCTGGATCGGCCAGTGTGGCGCGTTGCCCAATGGGGTTTAAGGAATAATCAGGACTACCGGTGTCATCGAAAACAAAGCCGTTCACAAATCTGGTATCGAGCAAATTGAGGACTCGCGCAAATAGGCTGATATTCATATTGCGCAAGCGAAAATATTTTTCAGCCCGCAAGTCGATTCGGATTGATGCCGGTTTTATCCCAGAATTGGCTTCTAACCCGCCGCCAAATCCAGCTTTGATTGCTGGTGTATATGGTTGACCGCTGCCATAACGAATGATGGTGCTGATCGTTAAGCTTTGAGGCAGCTCCACCAGAAGCGTCGCATTGAGCGTATGGCGTTGATCCCAATTGAGCGGGATTTGCCGCGGCCGTGGGTCTTCGCCAGCAGCGGCGCGAGTGGCGGTTTCCCTGGGATCACTGGAATTGCCCATAGCTCGTTGCCAAGTGTAATCAATCATGGTGCTAATTGGCCCCATGCGCCGTTGATCCACTGCGATGGTGAAGCCCAAAACATTTCCGAAATCGACATTGGTCAACCGCGCATATTCTGCGGCAGCATAAGTGGAGACAAACTCCACTCCTAACAAGTCTCGGATGTCCTTGTAGAAAATGCTAAAATCAATTCCCAAATCTGGCGTGAGAGCATGCTTGTAGCCAAATTCGTATTGAACGGTTTTTTCTGGCTTGATATCGGGATTGCCCATGACGCCATAGCTGATGCCGCCTGCTTGCAATTCATCCAAGATCTGATAATCGGAATTGGTGAAAATTTGTCCCAATCCCGGCATCTGATAAAAATGGCCATAAGCGAAAAATAGAGCAGCGCTTGCGGTCATTGGATACGAGACACCGATCCGTGGTGCTAAGGTGATCTTTTTCGAGGTCCGCTTAGGATATGAAGCTGGAGCTCCGGCGATGGCGTTGGCCGGGTTCTGCAAATCACTGGGAACAGTGGACCGGGCATCAAAATATTCCATTCTTGTCCCAGCGCGCACAATAAAATCGCGCCATTCAACTTGATCTTGGGCGTATGCCACCAATGAAATCGGGCGATAGGTTGCAATAGGAGGATAATCAGGCGGCTCATTGATGTGACGAGTCAATAAGAGGCCCGTCCCAATAATGTAGCCTGGTACACCGAACTGGACAGTAGAATATTGTAACTCGGCGCCGAATTTTGCCAGATGGGTTCGGGTCACCTGGCTGGTAAGCGCCGCTTTGGCGACAATGGTATTCGTGCGCTGTTTGAAGCGACTGAGATCAACTCCTTGAACGATCGCCCCTAATTCATAATTGGCATCCCCTTGTGGTGGACCTGCCGCATCATAGCGCGGGTCATTGAAATCTTTGTATGCATAATCATGATAGTCGAAATAATTTTGTCGCAAATTGAAATTATAGAAGGTACTCGGTGATAAAGTGTGGGTGATATCTAAGCCATGCACGACCGAGGTGGTTTGTTGTTTCGATCGGCCATCCGGATTCAATCGAAACGCGAAATTGTAGCGCTGAGATTTAATGACATTGTAGATGGCCTGATATTCCAATTGGATATTTTTAATCGAGCGATTGGTGAGCTTGACCAGGCCGGAGAGATCATCGGAATAGGACAGCGGCACTTCTTTATTATCCCCAGATGGCGTAAAAATGCGTCGCTCGAAATCAGCTCGATCCGTCGGTAGAAAGCGGCGCTTTCCAAAAATATAACCGTTGTCGACATAGCGACGGGTGTTCATAATAAAATAAGTGTTTGGCAGAAACGTTGGGCCGCTGAGGCTGAACTGATAGTTCTGGATCGCCAGCGGTCGAAATTTATCCTCGGCTTTGCGACGATCACCGCTGGTGTACATATAGTCGCTCAAAAAAGTCTCTGCATTCCAAGAAAACTTGTCTGAGCCAGATTTGAGCACCACGTTGACCACGCCGCTCATGGCCTGTCCATACTCGGCATCGAACGTGCCGCTGATGACCTGCACTTCTTGCAACAGCGAACGATCGATTTGTACGGAAGAGCTATTGTCATAAGTGTTATTGACCGTTACGCCATTGATTTGATATTGGACCTCCCCCAATCGACCGCCTCGAAAATGACCATCGACCACGCCCGCCTGAAGATCGACAATTTCATTTAATTGTCTGACTGGCATAATTTGGATATCCTTGCTGGTGACAGTTGAGACCGAGCTGGTGAGATTGAGTTCGACCACTGGCCGCTCAGCGACAACCGTTACCGCCTCCCCTTCGATGGTGCTTTCCTCTAGCACTGCGTCTAAGGTCGTTGTGTGGTCAACTGTTACCAACACATCCTGCACCACCCGATTTTTATATCCGATAAAAGAAAATCTGACCTGATAGCGTCCTGGTGGGATATTGATAACATTAAAATAGCCTTGCAGGTCAGCAGCCGCGCCGAGGTTAGTGCCAACCAGAATCACATTGGTGCCAGGCAAGGGCTGGCCATCCTTATCTGTGACGCGTCCAGCTAATTTGCCAGTTGTTCCGCTGTTCACGGTCACGGCCGTGCTCAGTACGAAAATGAACTGCACCAAAAACAATTCGAGGCAACGGACTAATACGTTGATTGGTTTTAATTTCATATTGAGCCTCTTAAACATTTCATGGTAGTGATCTAAATTTGAACTGATCTTCCCATACCTGTTCAAAGCATGAGACCTGCGATATCGAGACCGCTTTCAAGGGTGAAGATCATGATGAACCGATTTGTCTTGTGACGGTTTTTCCCCCAATTAAGCGCTTTGCAGAAGCTGGGGCATTCACCGATCAAATTTTCGTGAGCTGATCCTCAGCAATCCTAAAAACTAACAGCACGCAGTATCTATAATCAGAAAAACTAAAAAAGATCTCCTCTTTTAAATCTGGTTGCTGCATCTCCTGAAACATTTTTCATGAGCTGCTTTGTTTTGTCACGGCTTTTTCAATAACCATATCCTGTTCAATCCTGGATGGATCAATAAATCCCCCCGCTAAAAAGCGGGGGGATCTGGGAGGATGCATGTCGATTTAAAAGCCGTTTTAATTGTGATTTTAGAACTATTGGACCCCAAAAGTTCGATGAACTATTGAGGCCCAATTTTTAATAGTCGGAATGCAAAGTGAAGCGACTACTTCAACACGACCATCTTTCCAGTGGAGCTGACTGAAAGTTTATTGTTCCTACCAGAGACGGCCTGGAAATGATAGAAGTAGATGCCTGAACTGATTTTTTCGGCATTAAAGGTGACTTCGTTAATGCCTGCCTTTTGTAAGCCCAAGGGGATTTCGGCAACCATGCTGCCCAGGACATTGTAGACCTTCAATGTCACCCGGCTATCCTCTGGCAGCGCATAACGGATCACTGATGACGGATTGAATGGATTGGGGTAGTTGCCCAACACTGCAAATTTGGTCGGCAGATTGCTGGTTTTTCCGGCAATTTCTTTCACCCCGGTAAGCACCGCATTTGGATCCATATACGCCCAGGCGGGAGCAGCGGGCCATGAGCTTTCGCGCATCCACCACACTCGGTTGCCGTAGGTATCGGCTGGATTGGCGAACGCATCGCCATCGAACAACGTGGCACTAATGAACAACGCCCCATCGCCACGACCAACGGGATAACCCAGCTTGGTCAAATCAATGGCTAACTCAAAGCTATACCCCGCATCAATATCGTTGAAGTTGTTCACCGTCGTGCCAGGCTTCAACGCCATCGCCGCCTTCGAGGTCTTGAACGAATCGATCAACATCGGCAGATAGTCCAGCACCATCAACTGGCCCAGCGAATCCACCCGCACCGTCAACTCGCGACGCAACAAGTTGTTGTCACCAGGATCCACCGCAGCCCGATCGTTGATGATGAACCGAATCCCATCCCACAGATCGAACTGGTTCAAGCCCCAGACCGCCTGATCGCGCACATCCACGCCCAGGTACAGCATGTCGCCTTTGAAAAACCATTTGATGGTCGCATCGGCTGGATCCACCACTGGCGCTCGCACACTGTTGATCTCTGGCTGCCATTGACCACTGCGCCACGGCCCAATGCCAGGATAAGACGCCCGCAACGCATCATCCCCATAACGCAAATCCAGCCCATCGATCTTGGACCACACAGCTTCATCCAGCTTCCCATCGATCACTGGATCAGGATAATTGATCCCATTGGGAATCACCACCTCAGGCCCTACCTCAGGAACTGGCCCAGAATTGACCGTCACATCAGGCCGCGCGTAAATCCGCGCCACATCATAGGCCGAGGCATTGCCCCAGGGGCCGCACCACCACGTCCGATTGCTGCTGAACTTGTCATTATTGTGCGGCCAGTGCCAATCCGCATCGTAAATCGATATGTTGAACTCGATAATGTCGCCCTCAGCTTTGGTCACATCATAGCCGCGCGGCGTCAAATTGAACATGATCTCCGCAGTGTAGCCCTTATCAGGACTGCTGTCGTCGTTAGACACCCCATCGACAAACGTGGCCGCATCCCACACACTGCGATCGCCCGACGCCCAACCAAAAAATCCTGGCGATGCACCAACATTCCCCGTGTTGGGATCCGCCCAGCCCTCGGTCACCCAACCATAGAAATACTCAAAATTGGGCGCCGGCCGATCCGGCTTGGAATGATCCCGCATGTTCATCAGAAAACCATCAAACTGATTGAACAAACCACCACCCACTGAACTGTCCTTGACCACCACTGCCATGTACAAATTATTGCCCGACACCAAAAACTTAATCACCGCATCGGTCGGGTCGCTCGGCTTCACGCCCTGTTCATCGTGCCAACCACTGCCTGGAATCAACGCCGATGACTTGCCATACTGCAAACGCACCGACTCGGCTTTCTGCCAACCCGGCTCATCTAACTTGCCATCCAGCGTGATCGTCTCCGTGGTCGCCCGCGCCCAAATCACATTGGGTCGCTCCATCGCCTGAGCAAATTGGGTGATCGACATGACCAAAAGTGCCATGACCATCACTGCAACCAGCTTTAGCATTCCTCTCATAACTTTCCTCCTGAAAAATTGTTTTGAATAGAACTGGTGGATTAGAAATCTTAAAGACCACTTTAATTAACCGCAGGTGTGGTAAAAAATGAATCGCTAATATGAAAGTTTTCACCTCCCTTCCTTGCTGATGGTGAGAAATAAAAAGCAAGAAACAATTAAATAATCGAACTAATTGCATAGTTATCACAGCCACAGGACCCCCCAATGATCAATCCTGTGGAAAGTTCTTCT from candidate division KSB1 bacterium includes these protein-coding regions:
- a CDS encoding Tat pathway signal protein, which produces MFRQTLTILILLTVAATGNNQTLTKEDSTFLVNVQKASFDFFWNEANPDNGLIKDNSRADSPCSIASVGFGLTAICIGIDHQWITRETGRQRVLNTLKTFWTKPQGREAQGFIGYKGFFYHFLDMKTALRTWNCELSSIDTALLLAGILYAKQYFNENQAQEDTIRALADSIYYRVDWQWMRNFQPNITLGWHPETGFINAWWRGYNEAMIMNILALGSPTHPAPSSIWSAWTSGYSWQT
- a CDS encoding four helix bundle protein, which codes for MSYLPHAKSFRDLIVYQKARALAKDIFEISKRFPREEMYSLTDQVRRCSRSVGGQIAEAWAKRRYVKHFVSKLTDADGEQNETQHWIETANDCNYLNANETAALLRRCEEIGRLLGGMMEKADQFCSDTPNLIRDEAAEFFSMVIRDGD
- a CDS encoding PorV/PorQ family protein, with product MKVHDNKIKFEIKAQAPSRLLWLSLSLILLLLQLHPSVLAQSKTGTTIGQFLLIEPSARYTGMGNAGVASYDEIAAAYYNPGAIGRLRGYGLQFTHSLWLADITYDYVAASIQMGTIGNLFITATALNSGEIDVRTVEQPLGTGERYSVSNFALGMGYGRQLTDRFSMGFTINYVQETIWHSSLSTVAISVGTLYNLTTNGVRLGASISNFGMPARYSGRDLRIIYDNDPDKYGDNSSLPGEIYTEAFPLPVLFRVGLSVPFEFSPNNRLQLAVNAFHPNDNTESMSFGAEWTVFKSFSLRAGYQNLFLKDSEVGLTLGAGLQLDVAGHFFQFDYAWADHGRLENTQRFTVGFLF
- a CDS encoding TonB-dependent receptor; this translates as MKLKPINVLVRCLELFLVQFIFVLSTAVTVNSGTTGKLAGRVTDKDGQPLPGTNVILVGTNLGAAADLQGYFNVINIPPGRYQVRFSFIGYKNRVVQDVLVTVDHTTTLDAVLEESTIEGEAVTVVAERPVVELNLTSSVSTVTSKDIQIMPVRQLNEIVDLQAGVVDGHFRGGRLGEVQYQINGVTVNNTYDNSSSVQIDRSLLQEVQVISGTFDAEYGQAMSGVVNVVLKSGSDKFSWNAETFLSDYMYTSGDRRKAEDKFRPLAIQNYQFSLSGPTFLPNTYFIMNTRRYVDNGYIFGKRRFLPTDRADFERRIFTPSGDNKEVPLSYSDDLSGLVKLTNRSIKNIQLEYQAIYNVIKSQRYNFAFRLNPDGRSKQQTTSVVHGLDITHTLSPSTFYNFNLRQNYFDYHDYAYKDFNDPRYDAAGPPQGDANYELGAIVQGVDLSRFKQRTNTIVAKAALTSQVTRTHLAKFGAELQYSTVQFGVPGYIIGTGLLLTRHINEPPDYPPIATYRPISLVAYAQDQVEWRDFIVRAGTRMEYFDARSTVPSDLQNPANAIAGAPASYPKRTSKKITLAPRIGVSYPMTASAALFFAYGHFYQMPGLGQIFTNSDYQILDELQAGGISYGVMGNPDIKPEKTVQYEFGYKHALTPDLGIDFSIFYKDIRDLLGVEFVSTYAAAEYARLTNVDFGNVLGFTIAVDQRRMGPISTMIDYTWQRAMGNSSDPRETATRAAAGEDPRPRQIPLNWDQRHTLNATLLVELPQSLTISTIIRYGSGQPYTPAIKAGFGGGLEANSGIKPASIRIDLRAEKYFRLRNMNISLFARVLNLLDTRFVNGFVFDDTGSPDYSLNPIGQRATLADPGRYYPPRRVELGITLGSAN
- a CDS encoding T9SS type A sorting domain-containing protein; this translates as MRGMLKLVAVMVMALLVMSITQFAQAMERPNVIWARATTETITLDGKLDEPGWQKAESVRLQYGKSSALIPGSGWHDEQGVKPSDPTDAVIKFLVSGNNLYMAVVVKDSSVGGGLFNQFDGFLMNMRDHSKPDRPAPNFEYFYGWVTEGWADPNTGNVGASPGFFGWASGDRSVWDAATFVDGVSNDDSSPDKGYTAEIMFNLTPRGYDVTKAEGDIIEFNISIYDADWHWPHNNDKFSSNRTWWCGPWGNASAYDVARIYARPDVTVNSGPVPEVGPEVVIPNGINYPDPVIDGKLDEAVWSKIDGLDLRYGDDALRASYPGIGPWRSGQWQPEINSVRAPVVDPADATIKWFFKGDMLYLGVDVRDQAVWGLNQFDLWDGIRFIINDRAAVDPGDNNLLRRELTVRVDSLGQLMVLDYLPMLIDSFKTSKAAMALKPGTTVNNFNDIDAGYSFELAIDLTKLGYPVGRGDGALFISATLFDGDAFANPADTYGNRVWWMRESSWPAAPAWAYMDPNAVLTGVKEIAGKTSNLPTKFAVLGNYPNPFNPSSVIRYALPEDSRVTLKVYNVLGSMVAEIPLGLQKAGINEVTFNAEKISSGIYFYHFQAVSGRNNKLSVSSTGKMVVLK